In Rhodothermales bacterium, one genomic interval encodes:
- a CDS encoding glycerophosphodiester phosphodiesterase family protein, with protein MRLRDCAAIARLSCLALAFVLFSGCKTIGVEQSSAPSYVRAAENYRHFKDAGALSAYLRYSSDAGPLLSAHRGGPTPGYPENCLATMDRVLQTAPALLEVDVRMTADSTLILIHDDELARTTTGSGLVEKHSLAEIRALLLRDERGIITPFRVPTLAEALDWAEARAVLTLDVKPGLAPELLINAIRKHEAGGRVVIIVYSIPDLMAFTGTAPDLMYSVPAESERDLLAALDSGVDAERIVVWTGVGEIRPEVIRLAHARGIRTMMGTFGEIDERAAAAGATIYEALLQSGVDVIATDRVADVAGAINTFTGFETP; from the coding sequence ATGAGACTTCGCGACTGCGCCGCTATTGCCAGACTGTCGTGTCTTGCACTCGCATTCGTTCTCTTCTCCGGCTGCAAAACGATCGGAGTTGAGCAGAGCTCAGCCCCGTCATACGTTCGGGCGGCCGAGAACTATCGCCACTTCAAGGATGCCGGTGCACTCTCCGCGTACCTGCGGTACTCATCCGATGCGGGTCCCCTTCTCAGCGCGCACCGCGGGGGTCCAACCCCGGGTTACCCGGAGAACTGCCTCGCAACCATGGATAGAGTCTTGCAGACGGCTCCGGCGCTGCTTGAAGTAGATGTACGCATGACAGCCGACAGCACTCTAATCCTGATTCACGACGACGAACTTGCACGGACGACGACCGGAAGCGGGTTGGTCGAGAAGCATTCGCTGGCGGAAATTCGTGCGCTTCTTCTGCGAGACGAGCGCGGGATCATTACCCCCTTTCGGGTTCCGACGCTTGCCGAGGCCCTGGACTGGGCTGAAGCACGTGCTGTTCTGACGCTGGACGTCAAGCCGGGCCTCGCTCCAGAGTTGCTCATCAACGCAATACGCAAGCACGAGGCGGGGGGACGTGTCGTCATCATCGTTTACAGTATCCCGGATCTGATGGCGTTCACAGGGACAGCTCCTGATCTGATGTACTCTGTGCCGGCAGAATCCGAGCGGGACCTTCTCGCGGCTCTAGACTCCGGTGTGGATGCCGAAAGAATCGTTGTGTGGACGGGAGTCGGCGAAATTCGACCTGAAGTGATTCGTCTGGCACACGCTCGCGGCATTCGCACCATGATGGGCACGTTCGGGGAAATCGACGAGCGGGCAGCCGCTGCGGGCGCGACGATCTACGAGGCCCTGCTGCAATCCGGAGTCGATGTCATTGCGACAGATCGCGTCGCGGATGTAGCCGGGGCGATCAACACATTCACCGGATTCGAAACTCCGTGA
- a CDS encoding Na-K-Cl cotransporter produces MSDRPNQGTGLTTFQGVFTPSILTILGVIMYLRFGWVVGSVGLTGTLAIVTLSTGITFLTALSISSIATAQQVKVGGAYYMISRTLGIESGGAVGIPLYIAQALSVALYTIGFAESVVRVFPTLDEKLVGMVTTVGVALLAMKSARAAIRAQYVIMGAIGLSLVSLLLGGPIDGGEFVSSTTPVTDGPGFWVVFAVFFPAVTGIMAGVNMSGDLRDPGRSIPRGTLAAVGAGYAIYMIVPLFLVRWAPASELVSDPLIMKRMAFWGDAILLGVWGATLSSAVGSILGAPRVLQALARDGVLPDSFRWLGRGTGPEDEPRIGTAVTFAIALITVMLGNLNAIAPVLTMFFLTTYGVLNVAAGLERFLRNPSFRPKFQVHWTVSFLGAIGCGAVMFLINPLATTIAVITVAGIYFWLERKELRSEWGDVRRGIWMTLTRTGLFHLRDTPDPKNWRPHILVLSGAPTRRWHLIDLASAISHNKALMTVSTVVTSPTVDQARIAALENTIHEFMDRKGVRCLVRAVSAATPFDGATALVDLYGLGALVPNTILMGDSESKERRAEYCRMIEHFFRSKRNTAIVRHNSDRGFGRRRHIDVWWGGLKGNGALMMILAYLLKTSLSWRGAQVTVKMVVPSADAAPTVSQNLHQLVDSARTGAVSDVIVADGRSFDEILRDSSSEADLIFMGMAEPHLGFVEYYERLQVRLEGLASTVLVLSAEDISFGDVLIEKDQGAQEDPRATRN; encoded by the coding sequence ATGAGTGATCGACCCAACCAGGGAACCGGGTTGACCACGTTTCAGGGTGTATTCACACCTTCGATTCTGACGATCCTCGGCGTAATCATGTACCTGAGATTCGGGTGGGTGGTTGGTAGCGTCGGGCTGACAGGGACCCTTGCCATCGTCACCCTTTCCACAGGGATAACGTTTCTGACGGCGCTATCGATATCATCGATAGCAACAGCGCAGCAAGTCAAGGTCGGCGGCGCGTACTACATGATCAGCCGCACACTCGGCATCGAGAGTGGTGGCGCCGTCGGCATTCCCCTTTACATCGCCCAGGCGCTGTCGGTGGCACTTTACACCATCGGTTTTGCCGAGAGTGTCGTTCGCGTGTTCCCTACGCTCGACGAGAAACTGGTCGGAATGGTAACGACGGTCGGCGTGGCGCTTCTGGCGATGAAGTCGGCCCGAGCGGCCATCCGGGCCCAGTACGTCATCATGGGCGCGATCGGTCTGTCGCTTGTGTCCCTCTTGCTTGGTGGACCGATAGACGGCGGCGAGTTCGTGAGTTCGACTACTCCGGTAACCGACGGGCCCGGATTCTGGGTAGTCTTTGCAGTGTTCTTCCCGGCCGTAACCGGAATCATGGCCGGCGTGAACATGTCCGGTGATCTCCGTGATCCGGGTCGATCGATTCCCCGCGGCACCCTCGCCGCCGTAGGTGCGGGCTACGCGATATACATGATCGTTCCGCTGTTTCTCGTTCGGTGGGCGCCGGCAAGCGAACTCGTTTCCGACCCGCTTATCATGAAGAGGATGGCGTTCTGGGGCGACGCCATCCTTCTCGGTGTTTGGGGCGCAACACTCTCCAGCGCCGTCGGCAGCATCCTGGGCGCCCCGCGGGTTCTACAGGCTCTGGCCCGCGATGGGGTCCTGCCAGATTCGTTTCGCTGGTTGGGACGCGGGACCGGGCCGGAAGATGAACCGCGCATCGGAACAGCCGTGACCTTCGCCATCGCGCTCATCACTGTGATGCTCGGCAACCTCAACGCGATCGCGCCCGTGCTGACCATGTTTTTCCTGACGACCTACGGCGTTCTGAACGTCGCAGCAGGGCTGGAGCGCTTCCTTCGAAACCCCTCGTTTCGCCCCAAATTCCAGGTGCACTGGACGGTCTCATTTCTGGGCGCCATCGGATGCGGGGCAGTGATGTTTCTCATCAATCCGCTGGCGACGACCATCGCAGTTATCACCGTGGCGGGGATCTATTTCTGGCTGGAGAGAAAGGAACTCCGAAGCGAGTGGGGTGACGTTCGCAGGGGAATCTGGATGACCCTTACGCGAACCGGACTGTTTCACCTTCGAGACACCCCCGACCCAAAAAACTGGCGTCCCCATATCCTTGTGCTCTCCGGTGCACCGACGCGGCGATGGCACTTGATCGATCTTGCCTCGGCGATTTCCCACAACAAGGCCCTGATGACAGTATCTACCGTCGTCACAAGCCCTACGGTGGATCAGGCACGGATTGCCGCCCTCGAGAATACGATTCACGAGTTCATGGATCGAAAAGGCGTTCGATGCCTGGTACGAGCCGTTTCGGCCGCCACGCCGTTTGATGGTGCGACTGCTCTGGTCGACCTGTATGGATTGGGTGCTCTCGTGCCGAACACGATCCTCATGGGCGACAGCGAATCCAAAGAGCGCAGAGCCGAGTACTGCCGCATGATCGAACATTTCTTCCGGTCTAAACGGAACACGGCGATCGTGCGCCACAACAGCGACCGGGGATTCGGAAGACGCCGACACATCGACGTCTGGTGGGGCGGCCTCAAGGGCAACGGGGCGCTGATGATGATCCTTGCCTACTTGCTCAAAACCAGCCTGTCGTGGCGTGGCGCACAGGTAACGGTCAAGATGGTCGTTCCTTCGGCCGATGCTGCTCCGACTGTGAGTCAGAATTTGCATCAGCTTGTCGATAGCGCACGAACCGGAGCGGTGAGCGACGTGATTGTCGCGGACGGCCGATCTTTTGATGAGATTCTTCGCGACTCCTCAAGCGAGGCAGACCTGATATTCATGGGTATGGCGGAACCTCATCTTGGCTTCGTGGAATACTACGAACGCCTGCAGGTGCGCCTCGAAGGCCTTGCGTCGACCGTCCTCGTACTTAGCGCGGAGGACATCTCGTTTGGAGATGTCCTGATCGAGAAGGACCAGGGTGCGCAAGAGGACCCTCGAGCCACTCGAAACTGA
- a CDS encoding ATP-binding cassette domain-containing protein, giving the protein MLTVSAVTKKYATKLAVDRVSFSVDKGRIFGLLGPNGAGKTSTIRMIAFITMPDEGEIRFQDRTVGAWSQRVMGYLPEERGLYKKMRVRDQLEYLAALKGMSSSDASDAITYWLDRFEASSWGSKKIEELSKGMQQKVQFIATVAHKPQLLIFDEPFSGLDPLNAELLQEVIFELKEDGRTILFASHRMEQVEQLCDDICLVSDGRVVLDGALRDVKNSFGRDVINLEFSGSTDFLTQLETVGNIRVINKTQNRAEVRLLDGTEPRVVLEASIANLDEIHKFELVEPSLNEIFIAVVSGADVHA; this is encoded by the coding sequence ATGCTAACGGTCTCCGCTGTTACAAAGAAATATGCGACAAAGCTGGCCGTTGACCGGGTCAGCTTTAGCGTTGATAAGGGTCGGATTTTCGGACTCCTTGGCCCCAACGGCGCCGGGAAGACGTCAACGATTCGGATGATCGCCTTCATCACGATGCCCGACGAGGGTGAGATCCGGTTTCAGGATCGCACGGTCGGCGCCTGGAGCCAACGCGTCATGGGCTATCTCCCTGAGGAGCGCGGCCTGTACAAGAAGATGCGCGTGCGAGACCAACTAGAGTATCTCGCGGCTCTGAAAGGCATGTCCAGTTCAGATGCAAGCGACGCCATTACATACTGGCTGGATCGGTTCGAAGCCTCCTCATGGGGGAGCAAGAAGATCGAGGAGCTGTCCAAGGGGATGCAGCAAAAAGTTCAGTTCATCGCAACAGTCGCCCACAAACCACAGTTGCTGATTTTCGATGAACCGTTCAGTGGACTCGATCCGCTAAACGCCGAGCTGCTGCAGGAAGTCATTTTCGAACTGAAGGAGGACGGCCGCACCATTCTCTTCGCGTCGCACCGCATGGAGCAGGTCGAGCAACTTTGCGACGATATCTGCCTCGTCTCCGATGGCCGCGTTGTCCTCGACGGAGCACTGCGTGACGTCAAGAACTCCTTCGGGAGAGATGTTATCAATCTTGAGTTCAGCGGTAGCACAGACTTTCTAACGCAGCTTGAAACCGTTGGAAATATCCGCGTGATCAACAAGACCCAGAATCGAGCCGAGGTGCGGCTGCTGGATGGAACCGAACCGCGAGTAGTCCTCGAGGCATCGATAGCCAACCTCGACGAGATTCATAAATTCGAACTTGTTGAGCCTAGCCTCAATGAGATCTTTATCGCTGTGGTTTCGGGGGCAGATGTCCATGCGTAG
- a CDS encoding ABC transporter permease: protein MKSALWVIAQREYIQRVKTKGFVIGTLLGPIFMIALIAIPVFVMVAVDEQVTRKIAIVDETGVLADALDFPVEFEMVQLDVPVDTIRFMVEEQLLDGYLLLPADVLQGLGPASFYSRGGGGLMFSTQLQQVVDRAVRQRRLVDAGAPDAVLRILNDNVDVRMVKLTDQGEEADAATALAGIGYVMGFVIYICMFIYGAFVMRGVIEEKTNRIAELIASSARPFQLMMGKVLGIGAMGLTQFLVWCILGMGIMAFGGAIAALFIDPAEYGLTETTNQQAVLDAAGVTIPQIPFSAFVLFVLFFIGGYLLYASLFAAVGSAVEQESDAQQFVLPIAAPIIVPMLMIGHVIESPDSALSFWLSIVPFFSPILMTVRIAATNVPLWQTILALALLGGAFLGSIWISSRIYRVGILMYGKKPSFTDIIRWLRQG, encoded by the coding sequence ATGAAAAGTGCCCTGTGGGTAATTGCGCAACGCGAGTACATTCAGCGGGTGAAGACCAAAGGTTTTGTCATCGGCACATTGCTCGGTCCGATCTTTATGATCGCCCTGATCGCTATCCCCGTCTTTGTCATGGTCGCCGTCGATGAGCAGGTGACGCGAAAGATCGCGATCGTCGATGAGACCGGCGTACTGGCCGATGCCCTGGATTTCCCTGTCGAGTTTGAGATGGTTCAGCTCGACGTTCCCGTTGACACGATTCGGTTCATGGTGGAAGAACAACTGCTTGACGGGTATTTGTTGCTTCCGGCCGATGTTCTTCAGGGACTAGGGCCCGCTTCCTTCTACTCGCGAGGGGGAGGAGGCTTGATGTTTTCCACCCAGCTCCAGCAGGTCGTAGATCGTGCCGTGAGGCAACGCCGACTGGTAGACGCCGGGGCGCCGGATGCCGTGCTACGGATTCTGAACGACAACGTCGACGTTCGAATGGTAAAGCTTACCGATCAGGGTGAGGAGGCCGATGCTGCAACGGCGCTTGCCGGCATCGGCTATGTCATGGGATTCGTCATCTATATCTGCATGTTCATCTACGGCGCCTTTGTGATGCGCGGAGTTATTGAGGAGAAGACAAACCGCATCGCCGAACTCATCGCATCATCAGCCAGACCATTTCAATTGATGATGGGCAAGGTACTTGGCATCGGAGCGATGGGCCTGACGCAGTTTCTCGTCTGGTGCATTCTTGGCATGGGTATCATGGCGTTTGGCGGCGCCATTGCAGCGCTGTTTATCGATCCAGCCGAATACGGTCTGACCGAGACAACCAATCAGCAGGCCGTACTCGACGCGGCGGGCGTGACGATCCCGCAGATCCCGTTCAGCGCGTTTGTTCTTTTCGTTCTCTTTTTCATTGGCGGATACCTGCTGTACGCCAGCCTGTTTGCAGCCGTAGGAAGCGCAGTAGAGCAGGAGTCCGATGCACAGCAGTTCGTCCTTCCAATCGCCGCACCCATCATCGTTCCCATGTTGATGATCGGGCACGTAATCGAGAGCCCGGACAGTGCGCTGTCATTCTGGCTTTCGATCGTCCCGTTCTTCTCACCCATTCTGATGACGGTGAGAATCGCAGCCACCAACGTGCCCCTGTGGCAAACAATACTGGCACTTGCGCTTCTGGGCGGCGCCTTCCTTGGATCAATCTGGATATCGTCCAGGATCTATCGCGTGGGGATTCTGATGTACGGCAAGAAACCCAGCTTCACCGACATCATCCGCTGGCTGCGGCAGGGCTAG
- a CDS encoding TonB-dependent receptor plug domain-containing protein translates to MNTPGRISVLVALLTAVLVNLVVVEATGQTATLRGFVRDSQTMRPLQGASIVLQQEGRLRFGTATDGDGYFILPRVTPDRYEMVVTYVGYAPARESVDVRADRQEFMRIVLVPAAQSMEEVIVEVQAEGGITAVSAGLQVVQPADIQRVPVLGASGDLAGYLQTIPGVAIQGDRGGQFFVRGGSTDQNLALLDGIPIYQPFHIVSFYSAFPEEIVDHADVYTAGFGAAYSTRLSSVMDVSTRNGNKERFAGSAAIAPFLSGARLEGPIIPERVSFVASARQSLVEELTPNLYGQRLPYRFGDRFAKLHAFVGASHTVSVTGLSTTDRGNIAGTVTNFDGSFVPRESDEDSEREVSWTNRAVGGRYAYRSRRLPLFLEMHTSTSRSTNEIGPKDVPERSASIESTDASLVASVFGKPGEFKVGARWRESTMAYELGGQFQDLEEGSVKTTEINAFAEAVSNVGNDRLSVNPGVNVYVIPDRDDLKVDPRLRMTWSVPLAFGLHTAHAAFGRFHQLIVGLSDERDVGNVFTAWVPAADSLELPAAWHAVSGWSSQFPGGIGFAVEGYVKTFSSLSVPVFSPFPGFTTALQPADGTARGLDVRIETDARPFINRSTFSGYVSYALSDVEYRTDTFSYHPAQHRTHQVNAMVRVERDGLGVIIQWQYGSGFPLTKSAGFDVWQYLTPASQVSSDPGTIRVLYLEPFGGRQPNYERVDVWLDKVVDLGRARATVRAGIVNLLNRNNLFYFDLFTLRRVDQMPLTPSVGFKIELL, encoded by the coding sequence ATGAATACGCCCGGTCGCATTTCTGTACTTGTCGCCCTTCTGACTGCCGTTCTGGTCAACCTTGTCGTCGTAGAGGCCACGGGACAGACGGCCACGCTTCGAGGATTCGTTCGTGACTCGCAGACTATGCGGCCTCTACAGGGCGCCTCGATTGTTCTGCAACAGGAAGGAAGATTACGCTTCGGCACGGCTACCGATGGAGATGGATACTTTATCCTGCCGAGGGTAACTCCAGATCGGTACGAGATGGTAGTTACGTACGTGGGGTATGCGCCGGCTCGCGAGTCCGTTGACGTTCGAGCAGATCGGCAGGAGTTCATGCGGATCGTGCTCGTGCCTGCAGCACAGAGCATGGAGGAAGTGATCGTTGAGGTCCAGGCCGAGGGCGGCATCACAGCGGTGAGTGCCGGATTGCAAGTCGTCCAGCCGGCGGATATCCAGCGCGTTCCGGTGCTGGGCGCAAGCGGAGATCTGGCCGGGTATCTTCAGACCATACCGGGCGTCGCAATACAGGGTGATCGTGGCGGGCAGTTCTTCGTCCGCGGGGGTTCGACCGACCAGAATCTGGCGCTTCTGGATGGTATCCCGATTTATCAGCCCTTCCACATTGTCAGCTTCTATTCAGCGTTCCCGGAAGAGATCGTCGATCACGCCGACGTGTACACCGCCGGGTTCGGAGCCGCCTACTCAACGCGGCTCTCCTCGGTGATGGATGTATCAACGCGGAATGGTAACAAGGAGCGTTTCGCCGGATCGGCCGCAATCGCTCCATTCCTGAGCGGAGCACGGCTGGAAGGTCCGATTATTCCCGAACGCGTTTCGTTCGTTGCATCGGCTCGACAGTCGCTCGTGGAAGAGCTGACGCCCAATCTCTACGGCCAGCGTTTGCCATACCGGTTCGGGGATCGCTTCGCTAAACTGCATGCGTTTGTCGGTGCGAGTCACACGGTCTCCGTGACTGGGCTCAGCACGACAGATCGTGGCAATATCGCCGGGACGGTCACGAACTTCGACGGAAGTTTCGTCCCGCGTGAATCCGACGAGGATTCAGAGCGAGAGGTCTCGTGGACGAATCGCGCGGTCGGCGGACGGTATGCATATCGCTCCCGGCGGCTGCCGCTGTTCCTGGAGATGCATACATCGACTTCCCGATCCACCAACGAGATCGGACCAAAAGATGTCCCGGAGCGATCGGCTTCCATCGAGAGCACGGATGCGAGTCTCGTTGCCTCGGTATTTGGCAAACCTGGCGAATTCAAAGTCGGTGCCCGCTGGCGAGAATCCACCATGGCGTACGAACTGGGCGGACAGTTCCAGGATCTCGAAGAGGGCTCCGTCAAGACGACTGAGATCAATGCGTTTGCGGAGGCTGTCAGCAATGTTGGCAATGACCGCCTCAGCGTGAACCCCGGAGTTAATGTGTATGTCATCCCGGATCGCGACGACCTCAAGGTTGACCCGCGACTCCGCATGACGTGGTCGGTCCCGTTGGCGTTCGGTCTACATACGGCACATGCCGCGTTCGGGCGATTCCATCAACTCATTGTCGGACTGTCCGACGAGCGTGACGTCGGCAATGTATTCACAGCCTGGGTCCCTGCCGCTGACTCGCTGGAGTTGCCGGCCGCCTGGCACGCTGTGAGTGGATGGTCCTCACAATTTCCCGGAGGAATCGGTTTCGCGGTGGAGGGATACGTGAAGACATTTTCCAGTCTGTCGGTGCCGGTCTTCAGCCCCTTTCCAGGTTTTACGACGGCCCTGCAGCCCGCCGATGGAACCGCACGAGGACTTGACGTGCGCATCGAAACAGATGCTCGCCCATTTATCAACCGGTCCACATTTTCCGGATACGTGAGCTATGCACTATCCGATGTAGAATACCGAACCGACACGTTCTCGTACCATCCGGCGCAGCATCGAACGCATCAAGTGAATGCCATGGTCAGAGTGGAACGTGACGGACTGGGAGTGATCATACAATGGCAGTACGGGTCCGGATTTCCGCTGACGAAATCAGCAGGGTTCGATGTCTGGCAATACCTGACTCCGGCGTCGCAGGTATCAAGCGACCCCGGTACCATCAGGGTCCTGTATCTGGAGCCGTTCGGCGGTCGCCAACCCAACTACGAGCGGGTCGATGTGTGGCTGGACAAGGTTGTCGATCTTGGACGTGCGCGCGCAACCGTGCGGGCCGGAATCGTGAACCTGCTGAATCGCAACAACCTGTTCTACTTCGACCTCTTCACGCTCAGACGAGTCGATCAGATGCCGCTCACACCGTCGGTCGGATTCAAGATCGAGTTGCTATGA